From the Deinococcus radiophilus genome, one window contains:
- the dxs gene encoding 1-deoxy-D-xylulose-5-phosphate synthase, which translates to MTPLLDGIHSPDDLKKLSRSQLPQLSAELREEIVRVCSVGGLHLASSLGATDLIVALHYVLNSPRDRILFDVGHQAYAHKILTGRRSQMPTIKQEGGLSGFTKVTESEHDAITVGHASTSLANALGMALARDARGEDYEVAAVIGDGALTGGMALAALNTIGDLNTRMLIVLNDNEMSISENVGGINRFMRGLQVHPLIREGEDVGRKAVKAVSKPLAEIVSRAKHSTRHFFDPASINPFAAMGVRYVGPVDGHNVTELVWLMENLQELDGPTILHVVTRKGKGLSYAEDDPIAWHGPAKFDPATGEFTPSNAYSWSSAFGDAVTEWAAEGPDVYVITPAMREGSGLVRYSQTHPQRYLDVGIAEDVAVTTAAGMALRGMKPIVAIYSTFLQRAYDQVLHDVAIENLNVIFAIDRGGIVGADGATHNGVFDLSFLRSIPNVQVALPRDTRELRAMLKGAARVGGPVAIRYPRGNTDQVESGVWPDIEWGTWERLKTGDDVVILATGKPLEAALAAAEGRSGVGVVNARFVKPLDEFMLRQIATSARVIVTAEDNTVVGGFGSAVLEALNRLGLSVPVRMIGIPDQFQEHAKPESVYARAGLDAAGIGQLLDELGMAAGNNVKEPTP; encoded by the coding sequence ATGACTCCTTTACTGGACGGAATTCATAGCCCTGATGACCTCAAGAAACTTTCCCGCAGCCAGCTGCCGCAACTGAGTGCCGAACTGCGTGAGGAAATCGTGCGGGTCTGCTCGGTAGGCGGGCTGCACCTCGCCAGCAGTCTGGGAGCCACCGACCTGATTGTGGCGCTGCACTATGTCCTGAACAGCCCGCGTGACCGGATTCTCTTTGATGTGGGGCATCAAGCCTATGCCCACAAGATCCTGACCGGGCGGCGCTCGCAGATGCCGACCATCAAGCAAGAAGGCGGCCTGAGCGGCTTTACCAAGGTTACCGAGAGCGAACACGACGCCATCACGGTAGGTCACGCCTCCACCAGTCTCGCCAACGCGCTGGGTATGGCCCTGGCCCGCGATGCCCGCGGCGAGGATTACGAGGTGGCCGCTGTGATTGGAGACGGAGCGCTCACCGGCGGCATGGCCCTGGCCGCGCTGAACACCATCGGCGACCTGAACACTCGGATGCTGATCGTGCTGAACGACAACGAAATGAGCATCTCCGAGAATGTAGGCGGCATCAACCGCTTTATGCGGGGGCTGCAGGTGCATCCGCTGATCCGCGAGGGCGAGGATGTGGGCCGCAAAGCGGTCAAAGCGGTCAGCAAGCCACTCGCTGAAATCGTCAGCCGTGCCAAGCACTCCACCCGGCATTTCTTCGATCCGGCCAGCATCAACCCTTTTGCAGCGATGGGCGTACGTTACGTGGGGCCGGTGGACGGCCACAACGTCACCGAACTGGTCTGGCTGATGGAGAACTTGCAGGAGCTAGATGGCCCAACCATCTTGCATGTGGTGACGCGTAAGGGCAAGGGCCTCAGCTACGCCGAGGACGACCCCATCGCCTGGCACGGCCCAGCCAAGTTTGATCCTGCCACCGGAGAATTCACGCCCAGCAACGCCTACAGCTGGAGCAGTGCTTTTGGTGACGCCGTGACCGAGTGGGCCGCCGAGGGCCCGGACGTGTACGTGATTACGCCGGCCATGCGCGAAGGCAGTGGCCTGGTGCGGTACAGCCAGACCCATCCGCAGCGCTATCTGGACGTGGGGATTGCCGAGGATGTGGCCGTCACCACCGCCGCCGGCATGGCCCTACGCGGCATGAAACCCATTGTGGCGATCTATTCCACTTTTTTGCAGCGGGCCTACGATCAGGTGCTACACGACGTAGCCATCGAAAACCTGAACGTCATCTTCGCGATTGACCGGGGCGGCATCGTGGGGGCGGATGGGGCGACCCATAACGGCGTGTTTGACCTGAGTTTTCTGCGGTCCATTCCGAACGTGCAGGTGGCCCTGCCGCGTGATACCCGCGAGCTGCGGGCTATGCTGAAAGGTGCTGCGCGGGTGGGTGGCCCGGTAGCGATCCGCTACCCACGGGGCAACACCGATCAGGTCGAAAGTGGGGTGTGGCCGGACATCGAGTGGGGGACCTGGGAGCGCCTGAAAACGGGCGACGATGTGGTGATTCTGGCCACCGGAAAGCCGCTGGAAGCTGCACTGGCCGCCGCCGAGGGACGTAGCGGAGTCGGCGTGGTGAACGCCCGCTTTGTCAAACCGCTGGACGAATTCATGCTGCGTCAGATTGCCACTTCGGCCCGCGTGATCGTGACTGCCGAGGACAACACGGTGGTAGGCGGCTTCGGCAGTGCGGTGCTGGAGGCGCTGAACCGACTGGGCCTGAGTGTGCCCGTGCGGATGATCGGCATTCCCGACCAGTTCCAGGAGCATGCCAAGCCTGAAAGTGTTTATGCCCGCGCCGGGTTGGATGCGGCAGGTATCGGGCAGCTTCTGGATGAACTGGGCATGGCGGCGGGAAACAACGTGAAGGAGCCAACCCCGTAG
- a CDS encoding DUF4180 domain-containing protein has translation MIQPPAIYTVTDPGFRLAGEQEVLTLVSLSWETQIDRFLLPGSALPPEFFDLSSGLVGVLTQKLSNYRLRVAAVHPDQPAWSSPFQDFAAESRRGRTFGLFADTASAETWLLG, from the coding sequence ATGATTCAGCCTCCGGCGATATACACCGTGACCGATCCTGGCTTTCGCTTGGCGGGTGAACAGGAGGTGTTGACCCTGGTCAGCCTGAGCTGGGAGACGCAGATAGACCGCTTCTTGCTCCCCGGTTCAGCGCTGCCCCCTGAATTTTTTGACCTGTCCAGTGGACTGGTGGGAGTGCTCACCCAGAAGTTGAGCAACTACCGCCTGCGGGTGGCTGCCGTACACCCGGATCAGCCTGCCTGGTCCTCACCTTTCCAGGACTTTGCTGCTGAATCGCGCCGCGGGCGGACCTTCGGCCTGTTTGCTGACACAGCGTCCGCTGAGACTTGGCTCCTGGGCTAA
- a CDS encoding transcription antitermination factor NusB, producing MWFRPGWPINAPVVASPARALAVRTLHKVLSGDSYAATALDRALSSEKLAGRDAGLATHIVYGTLRYLPALRLALEPLLRGKTAPKAQALLLAGAFEKLYLETPDHAVVSEYVTLARSMRFAPPGLVNAVLRRVQRPQGNSPEARYALPDWLAEQLRAVYGDEAEAVMADLLMPQPLWLKVWDKGADLLETEGSVIEGARAGVDRVALDRPLRHTRAYQEGQAQPVNPSSVAVLSALGPLKGQKIYDLAGGAGVKAALMAKAGAKVTSAELHAHKHESARTNLRRLGVRAELITHDLTQPLDREPRPLVLLDAPCSGSGTLRAHPEIKQRLTPGAVTELAELQAKLLDNAAGLVAPGGLLVYSVCSVFPQEGPDRVSAFLAAHPEFSAEPLPDLGLPVVEAGAGAYTVPLDGLDGFYIARLRRT from the coding sequence ATGTGGTTTCGGCCGGGGTGGCCCATTAACGCGCCGGTGGTGGCCAGTCCGGCCCGTGCGTTGGCGGTGCGTACGCTGCACAAAGTGCTGAGCGGTGATAGCTACGCCGCGACAGCTCTGGACCGGGCCCTGTCCTCCGAGAAATTGGCGGGCCGTGATGCAGGACTGGCGACCCACATCGTGTATGGTACGCTGCGTTACCTGCCAGCACTGCGGCTGGCGCTGGAACCCCTGCTACGCGGCAAAACGGCTCCCAAGGCGCAGGCCTTGCTGCTGGCCGGGGCCTTCGAAAAACTGTATCTGGAAACGCCAGATCACGCCGTGGTCAGTGAGTATGTGACGTTGGCCCGCTCCATGCGCTTTGCCCCGCCTGGGTTGGTCAACGCGGTCCTGCGCCGGGTACAACGGCCGCAAGGAAACAGTCCCGAAGCCCGCTACGCCCTGCCTGACTGGCTGGCTGAGCAGCTGCGGGCGGTCTATGGCGACGAGGCAGAAGCTGTAATGGCCGATCTGCTCATGCCGCAGCCGCTCTGGCTCAAGGTCTGGGATAAGGGCGCAGACCTGCTCGAAACTGAGGGGAGTGTGATTGAAGGGGCGCGTGCCGGGGTGGACCGGGTAGCCCTGGACCGCCCGCTGCGCCACACCCGCGCCTATCAGGAAGGCCAGGCCCAGCCGGTCAACCCGTCCAGTGTGGCAGTCCTCTCGGCACTGGGGCCGCTGAAAGGTCAGAAGATTTACGACCTGGCCGGTGGTGCCGGGGTCAAGGCCGCGCTGATGGCCAAAGCTGGGGCAAAAGTGACCAGCGCCGAGCTCCACGCCCACAAGCATGAATCGGCCAGAACCAACCTCAGGCGGCTGGGGGTCAGGGCCGAGCTGATCACCCATGATTTGACCCAGCCGCTGGACCGCGAACCACGCCCGCTGGTGCTGCTAGATGCTCCCTGCAGCGGGAGTGGCACCCTGCGGGCCCATCCGGAAATCAAGCAGCGTCTGACCCCAGGGGCCGTGACCGAGCTGGCCGAGTTGCAAGCCAAGCTGTTGGATAATGCTGCAGGGCTGGTCGCACCGGGTGGCCTGCTGGTCTATTCGGTCTGTTCGGTGTTTCCGCAGGAGGGGCCAGATCGGGTGTCAGCGTTCTTGGCCGCCCATCCAGAGTTCAGCGCCGAGCCGCTCCCGGACCTGGGCTTGCCAGTGGTGGAAGCTGGAGCTGGGGCCTACACTGTGCCACTGGACGGCCTGGATGGCTTTTACATCGCCCGCTTGCGGCGTACATGA
- the rpsT gene encoding 30S ribosomal protein S20, translating to MALRHPSAQKRHRQSLKRRVRNRSKKSTIKTFSKKAVAAVQEGSADAQQLQQKAESLIDKAAKGSTLHKNAAARKKSRLAKAINKLKAAEAQA from the coding sequence ATGGCACTCCGTCACCCCTCCGCCCAGAAACGTCACCGCCAAAGCCTGAAGCGCCGTGTGCGCAACCGCTCCAAAAAGAGCACCATCAAGACCTTCAGCAAGAAGGCCGTGGCTGCTGTTCAAGAAGGCAGCGCCGACGCCCAGCAGTTGCAGCAGAAAGCCGAGAGCCTGATTGACAAGGCCGCCAAAGGCTCTACCCTGCACAAGAACGCTGCTGCCCGCAAAAAGAGCCGTCTGGCCAAGGCCATCAACAAGCTGAAAGCCGCCGAAGCTCAGGCCTAA
- a CDS encoding S49 family peptidase, producing MSINIPFLPRSSDLPKGVSRPTWVVIDLRGDYPARQPQQPLRALLRRDETLEALQQRLDILAEVDWLHGVLFRFSDLRVSATAARSIRDMLARLGEKKRVVAYLPQLSMTSLLAASGAGELVAPDSAEVGLHGFGLEQLYLGDFLKKNGIGFENLRVREYKSALTTLSENHMDDANREQLQAYLDACENAWVHDVAESLGQDEAQVRGWIEGGLTDAHEAFQAGILTKVAYEDELIGPATQPLSAVLDLLPTPAPRKAGRVAVVTLEGNIVTGTSKNNPLPLPFTGGPSAGSDTVIAALRHAKEDETTKAIVLYVNSGGGSALASDLIWREVLTSKKPVVAVMGNMAASGGYYVLAAADWVMASPYTVTGSIGVVAGRPVTEEFNRRHGLNPEQLGREEALMYLSSHPFTDRQREQVKKMIAGIYERFVDRVAQGRNLSHEQVDDLGRGRIWSGADALERGLVDELGDLHTAIERAKELAGLPYSAPAWNAAPKTRWPLLPEFAREAKDAAHVSLWPFGRETVLLLSEHDVKLS from the coding sequence ATGAGCATCAATATTCCCTTTTTACCCCGCTCCAGTGATCTTCCCAAGGGGGTGAGCCGCCCTACCTGGGTGGTCATTGACCTGCGTGGCGACTACCCGGCGCGGCAGCCCCAGCAACCGCTGCGGGCCTTGCTGAGGCGCGACGAAACCCTTGAAGCCCTTCAGCAGCGCCTGGACATCCTGGCCGAAGTGGACTGGCTGCACGGAGTGCTTTTCCGCTTCAGCGATCTGAGGGTTTCGGCCACGGCGGCGCGGTCTATCCGTGACATGCTGGCGCGCCTGGGCGAGAAAAAGCGGGTGGTGGCCTACTTGCCACAGCTCAGCATGACCAGCCTGCTGGCCGCCAGCGGCGCGGGTGAGTTGGTGGCTCCCGACTCGGCAGAAGTGGGCCTGCACGGGTTCGGGCTGGAGCAGCTGTACCTGGGGGATTTCCTGAAGAAAAACGGCATCGGCTTCGAAAACCTCCGCGTTCGCGAGTACAAGTCAGCGCTCACGACCCTTAGCGAAAATCACATGGACGACGCCAACCGCGAGCAGCTCCAGGCCTATTTGGACGCCTGCGAAAACGCCTGGGTGCACGACGTGGCCGAGTCACTCGGTCAGGATGAGGCGCAGGTGCGCGGCTGGATTGAAGGCGGCCTGACCGACGCTCACGAAGCCTTCCAGGCCGGCATCCTGACCAAAGTGGCCTACGAGGATGAACTGATCGGTCCCGCCACCCAGCCGCTGAGCGCCGTGTTGGATTTGCTCCCCACGCCTGCGCCGCGCAAAGCCGGCCGGGTGGCGGTGGTCACCCTGGAAGGCAACATCGTGACCGGGACCAGCAAGAACAATCCCCTGCCGCTGCCGTTCACAGGCGGTCCCAGCGCCGGGTCGGATACGGTCATCGCGGCGCTGCGCCACGCCAAGGAAGACGAGACGACCAAAGCCATCGTGCTGTACGTGAACTCTGGGGGTGGCTCGGCGCTGGCTTCGGACCTGATCTGGCGCGAGGTGCTGACCAGCAAGAAACCAGTGGTGGCCGTGATGGGCAATATGGCTGCGTCGGGCGGATATTACGTACTGGCTGCGGCCGACTGGGTGATGGCCAGCCCATATACCGTGACGGGCAGCATCGGGGTGGTGGCAGGTCGTCCCGTCACCGAAGAATTCAACCGCCGCCACGGTCTGAACCCCGAGCAGCTGGGCCGCGAGGAAGCGCTGATGTACCTGTCCAGCCATCCTTTCACTGACCGTCAGCGCGAGCAGGTCAAGAAAATGATCGCTGGGATCTATGAACGCTTCGTGGACCGGGTGGCGCAGGGAAGGAACCTGAGCCACGAGCAGGTAGATGACCTGGGCCGGGGCCGCATCTGGAGCGGCGCGGACGCCCTGGAACGCGGTTTGGTCGATGAGCTGGGCGACCTGCACACGGCCATAGAACGTGCCAAGGAACTGGCCGGTCTCCCCTACAGCGCTCCAGCGTGGAACGCTGCGCCGAAGACCCGCTGGCCACTGCTGCCGGAATTCGCCCGCGAGGCGAAGGACGCCGCACACGTCAGCCTCTGGCCCTTTGGCCGCGAAACGGTGCTGCTGCTCAGCGAGCACGACGTCAAACTGAGCTGA
- a CDS encoding MFS transporter, translated as MTVPAAPQAPQQQAPHPQAKIILFLTIFIAMLGLSVLFPIIAPLSRELGLTEIQAGWLATSYSLMQLIFSPIWGARSERIGRKPVLIMGLVGFALSFGLFGYIAHLGMQGVLGGTLLFALLIGSRLIGGMLSSATLPTAQAMMADLSSESERAGAMGLIGAAFGLGVVFGPALGGLLATFGLVAPVLFSAALGLLTAVAGYFMLHETRRPADQASPKGTGARSQTLLKKSGVMTFLILSAVYTLASVSMEQTVAFLVGDRMQLSPRDTAQTVGIMLGVFGLVSAAIQGGAMRRLGKTVPLSRLIPVGTVIMALGMLLLPQAGNFWPFTLALVVIGIGTAILGPSLTTALSLSVGPDDQGAVAGLNSSALALGRMVGPLLGTAMYQQISHGAPYYFAGGLLFALLAYMLLFRPPVPNNVVSAGVAH; from the coding sequence ATGACGGTTCCCGCAGCGCCTCAGGCCCCGCAGCAGCAGGCACCTCACCCCCAGGCGAAAATCATTCTCTTTCTGACTATTTTCATCGCCATGCTGGGTCTGAGCGTGCTGTTCCCCATTATCGCCCCCCTCAGCCGTGAGCTGGGCCTGACCGAGATTCAGGCCGGCTGGCTGGCCACCTCCTATTCGCTGATGCAGCTGATCTTCTCGCCGATCTGGGGGGCACGCTCAGAGCGCATAGGCCGTAAGCCGGTACTGATCATGGGTCTGGTCGGGTTCGCACTGTCGTTCGGCCTGTTCGGGTACATTGCCCACCTGGGTATGCAGGGCGTGCTCGGTGGCACCCTGTTGTTTGCGCTGCTGATCGGATCACGCCTGATTGGCGGCATGCTCTCCAGTGCCACCTTGCCTACCGCACAGGCCATGATGGCCGACCTGAGCAGCGAATCCGAGCGGGCCGGGGCCATGGGCCTGATCGGCGCAGCCTTCGGGCTGGGTGTGGTCTTCGGTCCGGCGCTGGGCGGTTTACTGGCAACGTTCGGACTGGTGGCTCCAGTGCTGTTCAGTGCCGCCCTAGGGCTGCTGACAGCCGTGGCCGGATACTTCATGCTGCACGAGACGCGTCGGCCAGCCGATCAGGCCTCCCCTAAAGGCACGGGCGCACGGAGTCAAACGCTGCTGAAGAAAAGTGGTGTGATGACGTTCCTGATTCTCAGCGCGGTGTACACCTTGGCCAGCGTCAGCATGGAGCAGACCGTGGCTTTCTTGGTGGGCGACCGTATGCAACTGAGTCCGCGCGACACCGCTCAGACAGTAGGCATCATGCTGGGCGTCTTCGGGTTGGTGTCGGCGGCGATTCAGGGTGGAGCCATGCGCCGCCTGGGCAAGACCGTGCCGCTCTCCCGCTTGATTCCGGTGGGGACGGTCATCATGGCCCTGGGTATGTTGCTGTTGCCGCAAGCGGGCAATTTCTGGCCCTTCACGCTGGCCCTGGTGGTCATTGGGATCGGCACGGCCATTCTCGGCCCTAGCCTCACCACGGCCCTTTCGCTGAGTGTGGGGCCGGACGATCAGGGGGCCGTGGCTGGGCTGAATTCCAGCGCCCTGGCCCTGGGCCGCATGGTGGGGCCGCTGCTGGGCACGGCGATGTATCAGCAGATTTCGCACGGAGCTCCTTATTACTTTGCTGGAGGCCTATTGTTCGCTTTGCTGGCCTATATGCTGCTGTTCCGACCACCAGTACCCAATAATGTGGTTTCGGCCGGGGTGGCCCATTAA
- a CDS encoding PspA/IM30 family protein, with protein sequence MSIFDRLSRLIRANVNDMISQAEDPGLIIEQSLRDMRAAYTDARREVAEAMSQSTKLDREAKTNDTLAEEYNRKAEEALRGGNEELAREALRRSQNHRDLSAGFREQADSQTAVVDKLKTQLRALEAKIDEMESKKSLLAARQKTAQAGATLERMSGFDQAGGAMEAFEDMERRVQGMEDQNQAMTELRTENDIDAQLANLGRDRELDEAMEALKRKVGQGGEGQQG encoded by the coding sequence ATGAGCATCTTTGACCGACTGAGCCGACTGATCCGTGCCAATGTAAACGACATGATTTCGCAGGCCGAGGATCCCGGCCTGATTATTGAACAGAGCCTGCGGGACATGCGCGCCGCCTATACCGACGCCCGCCGCGAAGTGGCCGAAGCCATGAGCCAGAGCACCAAGCTGGACCGTGAAGCCAAGACCAACGACACGCTGGCCGAGGAGTACAACAGGAAGGCCGAAGAAGCCCTGCGCGGCGGCAACGAGGAACTGGCGCGTGAAGCCCTGCGCCGTTCGCAGAACCACAGGGACCTCTCGGCTGGTTTCCGTGAGCAGGCCGACAGCCAGACCGCGGTGGTGGATAAGCTCAAGACCCAGCTGCGCGCCCTGGAAGCCAAGATCGACGAGATGGAGTCCAAGAAGAGCCTGCTGGCCGCTCGTCAGAAGACCGCTCAGGCTGGCGCGACCCTGGAGCGCATGAGTGGCTTCGATCAGGCGGGCGGAGCCATGGAAGCTTTCGAAGATATGGAGCGCCGTGTGCAAGGCATGGAAGACCAGAACCAGGCCATGACCGAACTGCGTACCGAAAATGACATTGACGCGCAACTGGCCAATCTGGGCCGTGACCGCGAGCTGGATGAAGCCATGGAAGCACTGAAGCGTAAAGTGGGTCAGGGCGGCGAAGGCCAGCAGGGCTGA
- a CDS encoding fasciclin domain-containing protein → MTKLNQLTALTLLTAAVLIGPAAAQTAAPVTEPVPVSAPMGEVSEDTMDTTATETVELESTETSTAPGSTNMSTTMSTTAVSTTAAPAKLPESALAVRQILARLGLLSGPTPATTAVLTDVTIPASLQSRLPGATWTPAGGLMVNGVAVSSSAAVSTDGMAPVTPSSMEMTPDMSTSSMDMTTPVTTEPMVTPPKDTATPAPTDTSMTQPMVTEPAMTEPAVAEPTVTPPVDMTAPAPTTEAPAPTPAATPTTDAPATDTAELAEGDTILSALEAEGRFGTFLELVEMADLQSAILGDDYTLLVPTDAAFEALDPAVLEAVRADAELAGYILGYHVVPGLHTPGSAPLTNVYSETLPADLKVSGEAISAGGSQAFAIDQVIIPTDLQEQK, encoded by the coding sequence ATGACCAAGCTTAATCAACTGACCGCCCTGACCCTGCTGACCGCCGCTGTGCTGATCGGCCCTGCCGCTGCTCAGACCGCCGCTCCTGTGACCGAGCCGGTGCCCGTGTCCGCGCCCATGGGGGAAGTCAGCGAAGACACCATGGACACCACAGCCACCGAAACGGTGGAACTGGAGAGCACCGAGACCAGCACTGCTCCAGGCAGCACGAATATGAGCACCACCATGTCCACGACGGCTGTAAGCACCACAGCTGCTCCTGCCAAGTTGCCAGAGTCCGCCTTGGCCGTCCGTCAGATTCTGGCCCGCCTGGGTCTGCTGAGTGGTCCCACGCCTGCGACCACCGCAGTGCTGACCGATGTGACCATTCCTGCCAGCCTGCAATCGCGCCTGCCCGGCGCCACCTGGACGCCAGCCGGCGGCCTGATGGTCAACGGGGTAGCGGTGTCCAGCTCGGCGGCAGTCAGCACGGACGGCATGGCTCCCGTGACCCCCTCCAGCATGGAAATGACTCCGGATATGTCCACTTCCAGCATGGACATGACGACGCCAGTCACCACCGAGCCCATGGTGACCCCTCCCAAGGATACCGCCACTCCTGCTCCTACCGACACCAGCATGACCCAGCCCATGGTCACGGAACCTGCCATGACGGAACCCGCAGTTGCTGAACCAACCGTGACCCCTCCGGTGGATATGACGGCTCCTGCTCCCACCACCGAGGCGCCTGCGCCGACGCCAGCTGCCACTCCTACCACTGACGCTCCGGCAACCGATACTGCCGAATTGGCCGAAGGCGACACCATCCTGAGCGCCCTGGAAGCCGAAGGACGTTTCGGTACTTTCCTGGAACTGGTGGAAATGGCCGACCTGCAAAGTGCCATCCTGGGTGACGATTACACCCTGCTGGTGCCCACCGATGCGGCCTTTGAAGCGCTGGACCCCGCCGTACTGGAAGCTGTCCGTGCTGACGCTGAGCTGGCTGGCTACATCCTGGGCTACCACGTGGTCCCCGGTCTCCATACCCCTGGCAGTGCTCCACTGACCAACGTATACAGCGAAACCCTGCCCGCCGACCTGAAGGTGAGCGGCGAAGCCATCTCCGCTGGTGGCAGCCAGGCCTTTGCCATTGATCAGGTCATCATTCCCACCGACCTGCAAGAGCAGAAATAA
- a CDS encoding RecX family transcriptional regulator — protein MTEPGPAPLTPEHPDWDQAREKLLAYAFAALSRRALTEAELRQRLERRSDQEMLIQHVLERVRELGYQNDAAVAESEGRRRGVGEYRIRQKLKQRGLDEELIQETLEARDPEAEEQDAREGLARRLGGFARKKNPKGSAYAWLTRRGYSSDLIRRLLDEVADQLPEPQRPQRASSLRQSSFGRSGWGRKDREG, from the coding sequence ATGACCGAGCCAGGCCCCGCCCCCTTAACTCCGGAGCATCCCGACTGGGATCAGGCGCGTGAAAAGCTGCTGGCCTACGCTTTTGCAGCCCTGTCGCGCCGGGCGCTGACCGAGGCGGAGTTGAGGCAGCGCTTAGAACGCCGCAGCGATCAGGAAATGCTGATTCAGCATGTGTTGGAACGGGTGCGCGAGTTGGGCTATCAGAATGACGCGGCGGTGGCGGAAAGCGAAGGGCGCCGGCGGGGAGTGGGGGAGTACCGAATTCGCCAGAAGCTCAAGCAGCGCGGGTTGGACGAAGAACTGATCCAGGAGACGCTGGAGGCGCGTGACCCGGAAGCCGAGGAGCAGGATGCCCGCGAGGGGCTGGCGCGGCGCTTAGGCGGCTTTGCCCGCAAGAAGAATCCGAAAGGCAGCGCCTACGCCTGGCTGACCCGGCGCGGCTACAGCAGTGATCTGATTCGCCGCTTGCTGGATGAGGTGGCCGATCAGTTGCCGGAACCGCAGCGGCCCCAGCGGGCGTCATCCCTGCGGCAATCCTCGTTCGGGCGAAGTGGTTGGGGGCGCAAAGACAGGGAGGGGTGA
- the deoD gene encoding purine-nucleoside phosphorylase produces the protein MSVHLSAEKGQIAETVLLPGDPLRAQFIAETFLENPVQHNTVRGMLGFTGTYKGKKVSVQGTGMGIPSAMIYINELIEFYGCKKLIRVGSCGSYQEGVHIRDLVLAQAACTDSNINNLRFGTANFAPIADFSLLMRAYQIATERGFTTHVGNILSSDTFYTDDPKEYERWARFGVLAVEMEAAGLYTLAAKYGVKALGIMTVSDHLISKEETTAEERQQTFNQMIEVALDAALDVE, from the coding sequence ATGAGCGTTCACTTGAGTGCCGAAAAAGGCCAGATTGCCGAAACCGTCCTACTGCCGGGTGATCCCCTCCGCGCGCAGTTCATCGCCGAAACCTTTCTGGAAAACCCCGTGCAGCACAACACTGTGCGCGGAATGCTGGGCTTTACCGGAACCTACAAGGGAAAAAAGGTCAGTGTGCAGGGCACCGGCATGGGTATTCCCAGCGCCATGATCTACATCAACGAATTGATTGAGTTCTACGGCTGCAAGAAGCTGATTCGCGTGGGCAGTTGTGGCAGTTACCAAGAAGGCGTACACATCCGTGACCTGGTGCTGGCCCAGGCTGCCTGCACCGATTCCAACATCAACAACCTGCGCTTCGGCACCGCCAACTTTGCCCCGATTGCCGACTTCAGCTTGTTGATGCGCGCCTACCAGATCGCCACCGAGCGCGGCTTTACCACCCACGTGGGCAACATCCTCAGCTCTGATACGTTCTACACCGATGATCCCAAAGAGTACGAGCGCTGGGCGCGGTTCGGCGTACTGGCCGTGGAAATGGAAGCGGCAGGCCTCTACACCCTGGCGGCCAAGTACGGCGTGAAGGCCCTGGGTATCATGACCGTCAGCGACCACCTGATCAGCAAGGAAGAAACCACCGCCGAGGAGCGCCAGCAGACCTTCAACCAGATGATTGAAGTGGCTCTGGATGCCGCGCTGGACGTGGAATAA